From Chryseobacterium shandongense, the proteins below share one genomic window:
- a CDS encoding tetratricopeptide repeat-containing sensor histidine kinase — MNFISQSIRIDFQKSICFSLFLLLSGISVKAQKDENSGSLRKQVAASDNNNERSELLFKLGEYYLNKPGELKKDLDSADYFNQQAQQISVKTQNKLIIGKSLLLDAKIERERKNKTAAFTKIKKAISYSERNKLIQQAGEGYEELSFTYDNDPENFEVRIKLKEKALQLYKSSGAKLKQASVLKDLGEIYMNRDDADKSIELLKQALSVYKAAKYKEVQGVYSILANVYIDKADYNEALKYGLLAEKTALNVNDTSVQLSSIYSGIGMVYYYLRENDKTMRYWEKALDIAKKNKDNGYVRTVANNMSTMLIRQRKFQQAIDMIKEYKVRYPIDDKEFEKREDYIIFSTYTILKQFKNAEVYYKKLVSYYGENAEKNNERISMLRSFIFYHYQTKNFNAFYPKTRLFDSLTKKNGNDMLRSENYFVWFKADSVQGKYLDAINHYQLYKKFSDSVFNGEKSKQINSLQIQFDTEKKDKDIQLLTQKGKLQETRIANDMIMRYVFIGSLLVLVLFAALLYNRSRLKTNANKNLEIKRQQIDEQNEQLKKLLAEKEWLLKEIHHRVKNNLQIVISLLNTQSAYLENQDALMAIQNSQHRMHAMSLIHQKLYQSDNVSMIDMSWYIYELIIYIKDCYASEKNISFNVETEKIFLDVAQAVPMGLIVNEAINNTVKYAFPKNTKGEVNVSFKNTGQDLYQLIISDNGIGLPKDFDIDETESLGMNLMRGLADQLDGTFSLENKNGLMIMVTFRKKTEIETSNREV, encoded by the coding sequence ATGAATTTCATATCTCAATCTATCCGTATAGACTTTCAGAAAAGCATTTGTTTTTCACTTTTTCTGTTGCTTTCAGGCATTAGTGTAAAAGCACAGAAAGATGAAAATTCCGGATCTCTGCGAAAACAGGTTGCTGCATCAGACAATAACAATGAAAGATCGGAATTGCTGTTTAAGCTTGGAGAATATTATTTAAACAAGCCTGGAGAATTAAAGAAAGATCTGGACAGTGCTGACTATTTTAATCAACAGGCACAACAAATTTCTGTCAAAACCCAAAATAAACTCATTATAGGAAAATCTTTACTGCTGGATGCTAAAATCGAAAGAGAAAGAAAAAATAAAACCGCTGCTTTTACAAAAATAAAAAAGGCGATTTCTTATTCTGAAAGAAATAAGCTTATCCAGCAAGCAGGCGAAGGGTACGAAGAACTCTCTTTTACATACGATAATGATCCTGAAAATTTTGAGGTAAGAATTAAACTTAAAGAAAAAGCATTGCAGCTTTACAAGTCTTCCGGAGCTAAATTAAAGCAGGCTTCCGTATTGAAAGATTTGGGAGAAATTTATATGAACAGGGATGATGCAGACAAATCAATAGAATTGCTAAAACAAGCTCTATCCGTTTACAAAGCTGCAAAATATAAAGAAGTTCAGGGTGTTTACAGCATTTTGGCTAACGTTTATATCGACAAAGCAGATTATAACGAAGCGCTGAAGTACGGTCTTCTTGCAGAAAAAACCGCCCTTAATGTTAATGACACTTCTGTGCAGCTAAGTTCTATTTACAGTGGAATAGGGATGGTGTATTACTATCTCCGCGAAAATGATAAGACGATGAGGTATTGGGAAAAAGCACTTGATATAGCTAAAAAAAATAAAGACAATGGCTATGTGCGAACTGTGGCCAACAATATGTCTACCATGTTGATAAGACAGCGAAAGTTTCAGCAGGCTATTGACATGATTAAGGAATACAAAGTACGTTATCCTATTGATGATAAGGAATTTGAAAAAAGAGAAGACTATATTATCTTCAGTACATACACGATTTTGAAGCAGTTTAAAAATGCCGAAGTTTATTATAAAAAACTGGTCAGTTATTATGGTGAAAATGCCGAAAAGAACAACGAGCGCATCTCAATGCTCAGAAGTTTTATTTTTTATCATTATCAGACGAAAAATTTCAATGCATTTTATCCTAAAACCAGACTTTTTGATTCACTTACCAAAAAAAATGGAAATGATATGCTACGGTCGGAAAACTATTTTGTTTGGTTTAAAGCAGATTCGGTCCAGGGAAAATATCTGGATGCCATTAATCATTATCAGCTTTATAAAAAGTTTTCGGATTCAGTTTTTAACGGGGAAAAAAGTAAACAGATCAACAGCCTGCAGATTCAGTTTGATACCGAAAAGAAGGATAAAGATATACAGCTACTTACACAGAAAGGGAAATTACAGGAAACCCGTATTGCCAACGATATGATTATGAGATATGTATTCATCGGAAGTCTGTTGGTATTAGTTCTTTTCGCAGCTTTGTTGTATAATCGTTCGCGGCTGAAAACGAATGCAAATAAAAACCTGGAAATAAAACGCCAGCAGATCGACGAACAGAACGAACAGCTTAAAAAACTGCTTGCCGAAAAAGAATGGCTGCTGAAAGAAATCCATCACAGGGTGAAAAACAATTTACAGATTGTAATCAGTCTTTTAAATACCCAGTCGGCTTATCTTGAAAATCAAGACGCACTCATGGCGATTCAAAACAGCCAGCACAGAATGCATGCCATGTCACTGATTCATCAGAAGCTATATCAGTCGGATAACGTTTCCATGATTGATATGTCATGGTATATTTATGAGTTGATCATATATATCAAAGACTGCTATGCATCTGAAAAAAATATCAGCTTCAATGTAGAAACGGAAAAAATTTTTCTGGATGTTGCGCAGGCAGTTCCCATGGGATTGATTGTGAATGAAGCTATCAACAATACTGTAAAATATGCATTTCCCAAAAACACAAAAGGCGAAGTAAATGTTTCTTTTAAAAATACGGGACAGGATCTTTATCAGCTTATTATTTCAGATAACGGAATAGGTTTGCCGAAAGATTTTGATATTGATGAAACCGAATCTTTGGGAATGAACCTTATGAGAGGATTAGCCGATCAGCTCGACGGAACATTCTCCCTCGAAAATAAAAATGGTCTGATGATCATGGTCACATTTAGAAAAAAAACAGAAATTGAAACTTCGAATAGAGAAGTGTAA
- a CDS encoding sigma-54 interaction domain-containing protein: MSKNDSQNTEIIQRLQSMQKELSIISTLNKSLATVLDEMDFQNVCTQNLKPEFAYDHFILLRKSNLDIEIFLSSTDDKINMSKNTSDVYFEKCLNSAEPLYIDLKELPENSSTPYYFSNAKKDGMRIAVGLCLPSISNDQNVLYLFYKNYITADDFPERILLAVATHISITIRNILIGKQMQKRIQPDDEKIQEPSEDKKKQEGFQGIIGDSEEIKYIFERILQVAPSSTSVLIDGETGTGKELIAQAIHNFSSFSKKQMIKVNCASIPPNLIESELFGHEKGSFTGATEFRMGKFEQAQNSTIFLDEIGELPLELQGRLLRVLQEKDVQRIGSNNSVKLNIRVIAATNRDLQEEVAKGNFRSDLYYRLNVFPIHLPALRKRKSDIPLLVNYFLQKHNLKANKKIKGFSQKMMKELCENPWFGNIRELENVIERSMITAQDEFITEIDFPKSIGLKKSEPEPEIKTLHQMEKEYILKVVEKCNGKIFGEYGAARLLGLPPTTLISKMHRLGIKKDYQFKK, encoded by the coding sequence ATGAGCAAAAACGACAGCCAAAATACTGAAATCATACAGCGACTGCAAAGTATGCAGAAAGAATTGTCTATCATTTCAACGTTAAACAAGTCATTGGCAACTGTTCTTGATGAGATGGATTTTCAAAATGTTTGCACTCAAAATTTAAAACCGGAATTTGCTTATGATCATTTTATTTTACTTAGAAAATCAAATTTAGATATTGAGATTTTTCTCAGCAGTACAGATGATAAAATTAATATGAGCAAGAATACCAGCGATGTCTATTTTGAAAAATGCTTAAATTCCGCCGAGCCATTATACATTGACTTGAAAGAATTACCTGAAAATTCATCAACCCCATACTATTTTTCTAATGCTAAAAAAGACGGGATGCGAATTGCGGTAGGGCTTTGTCTACCTTCTATCTCAAATGATCAAAATGTACTGTATCTTTTTTATAAAAATTACATTACAGCCGATGATTTTCCGGAAAGAATCTTATTGGCAGTTGCCACTCACATCTCCATTACCATCCGGAATATTTTGATCGGGAAACAGATGCAAAAAAGAATTCAACCAGATGATGAAAAAATACAAGAGCCATCTGAAGATAAAAAAAAGCAAGAAGGATTTCAAGGAATTATCGGAGACAGTGAGGAGATAAAATACATTTTCGAAAGGATTTTGCAGGTAGCCCCATCATCTACTTCGGTTCTTATAGACGGAGAGACCGGTACCGGAAAGGAATTGATTGCACAAGCGATCCACAACTTTTCTTCGTTCTCAAAAAAGCAAATGATCAAAGTAAATTGCGCTTCAATTCCACCCAATCTCATTGAAAGTGAACTGTTCGGCCACGAAAAAGGCAGTTTTACAGGAGCCACAGAATTTAGAATGGGAAAATTTGAGCAGGCCCAAAACAGCACGATTTTTCTGGATGAAATTGGTGAGTTACCTTTGGAACTTCAAGGAAGATTACTGAGAGTTTTACAGGAAAAAGATGTGCAGCGAATTGGAAGCAACAACTCGGTGAAATTGAACATACGGGTAATTGCAGCAACGAACAGAGATCTTCAGGAAGAAGTGGCCAAAGGAAATTTCAGAAGCGACCTTTATTATCGTCTAAATGTTTTTCCTATCCATCTTCCGGCTTTGCGAAAGAGAAAAAGTGATATTCCGTTGCTTGTCAATTATTTTCTTCAAAAGCATAATCTAAAAGCAAATAAAAAAATAAAAGGTTTTTCTCAAAAAATGATGAAGGAACTTTGTGAAAATCCCTGGTTTGGTAATATCCGCGAGCTTGAAAATGTAATTGAAAGAAGCATGATCACCGCGCAGGATGAATTTATAACAGAAATAGATTTTCCCAAAAGTATCGGTCTTAAAAAATCTGAGCCCGAGCCAGAAATCAAGACTCTTCATCAAATGGAAAAAGAATATATTCTAAAAGTGGTAGAAAAATGCAATGGTAAAATCTTTGGTGAATACGGTGCCGCCAGATTATTGGGACTGCCCCCTACAACGCTTATTTCAAAGATGCACAGGTTAGGAATAAAAAAGGATTATCAGTTTAAAAAATAA
- a CDS encoding SDR family oxidoreductase produces the protein MKNTVFITGASSGLGKATAKLFQQNGWNVIAAMRSPENEKELNLLENVLLVKLDVTNQQQIQEGIKQGIEKFGSIDVLLNSAGYGLMGVFESSCSEQIEKQFEVNVFGLMNVTKAVLPIMRAQKKGTIINISSFGGITAGPFASLYNSSKFAVEGFSEALHFEVSPFGINVKIVEPGSIATNFRSGIEMIQNTIEEYNTELAAFIPKFTQRTEHLPKASAEAVAETIFGAATDQLSKLRYVIGEDAQFYIDLKNKNSEEDFLRLMQN, from the coding sequence ATGAAAAACACTGTATTCATCACCGGTGCATCATCGGGATTGGGAAAAGCAACCGCAAAATTATTTCAGCAAAACGGATGGAATGTAATCGCCGCCATGCGTTCGCCGGAAAACGAAAAAGAACTGAATCTTCTTGAAAACGTTCTGTTGGTAAAATTGGATGTCACAAATCAACAACAAATTCAGGAAGGGATAAAACAAGGGATCGAAAAATTTGGTTCAATTGATGTTCTGTTAAACAGTGCAGGCTACGGATTAATGGGCGTGTTCGAATCTTCATGCTCTGAACAGATTGAGAAACAGTTTGAAGTGAATGTTTTTGGTTTAATGAATGTTACGAAAGCCGTCTTACCGATAATGAGAGCTCAGAAAAAAGGAACCATCATTAATATTTCTTCATTCGGAGGAATTACAGCAGGGCCTTTTGCCAGTTTATACAACAGCTCGAAATTTGCAGTGGAAGGATTTTCAGAAGCTTTACATTTCGAAGTTTCTCCCTTTGGAATTAATGTGAAAATTGTAGAACCTGGAAGTATCGCCACCAATTTCAGAAGCGGAATCGAGATGATTCAGAATACAATTGAAGAATACAATACGGAATTGGCAGCATTTATCCCGAAATTCACCCAACGTACCGAACATCTTCCCAAAGCGAGCGCAGAAGCGGTTGCAGAAACTATTTTCGGCGCTGCAACGGATCAGCTTTCCAAGTTAAGATATGTAATTGGCGAAGATGCACAATTTTACATTGATTTGAAAAATAAAAATTCCGAAGAAGATTTTTTAAGACTGATGCAGAACTAA
- a CDS encoding TMEM175 family protein, with amino-acid sequence MEKETGRIEGFSDGVFAIAITLLVLDLHVPEENSIHNGSDLIVFLKNQWTAFLAFILSFFSIFIMWINHHKIFKQIYRRNSAITFANGLILFLVCAVSYPTALLARYFDGEASSFVVAIYTGIFVLINLSYNLLWYHASKNKELLRPGITDVAIKKIHNNYLYGLPIYLIALAISFWIPGISLIIILGLWIYWAVSSGKIEMHVQHFQKE; translated from the coding sequence ATGGAAAAAGAAACTGGCAGAATAGAAGGATTCAGTGATGGTGTTTTTGCTATTGCGATTACACTTTTGGTATTAGACCTTCACGTTCCCGAGGAAAATTCAATACACAACGGTAGTGATTTAATCGTTTTTCTCAAAAATCAATGGACTGCATTTTTGGCATTTATCCTTTCTTTCTTTAGCATTTTCATTATGTGGATCAACCATCATAAAATATTTAAACAAATTTACAGAAGGAATTCTGCCATTACATTTGCCAATGGATTAATACTTTTCTTAGTTTGTGCAGTTTCGTACCCAACCGCTTTATTGGCAAGGTATTTTGATGGTGAAGCATCATCTTTTGTTGTGGCCATTTATACAGGAATTTTTGTTTTAATCAATCTGTCTTATAACCTCCTTTGGTATCATGCAAGCAAAAATAAAGAATTGCTTCGCCCCGGAATTACAGATGTTGCTATAAAAAAAATCCATAACAATTACCTGTACGGTCTACCAATATACTTGATCGCTCTGGCGATATCATTTTGGATACCAGGTATTTCACTTATCATCATTTTGGGACTGTGGATCTATTGGGCAGTATCTTCCGGAAAAATAGAGATGCATGTGCAACATTTTCAAAAAGAGTAA
- a CDS encoding sigma-54-dependent transcriptional regulator gives MKEKILIVEDEFIVANDLKIMLKKAGFQVTGIASSVVQARKSIKDKKPDWVLLDIMLKGDLTGIDLAWELREINIPFLYISANTNQTTLEAVKETQPYGFMVKPFRERDLMVMLDIARYRFDIEKDVENPENENYQPIEGIVGNSQLLQDVVEKVKIVAPADTSVLIVGESGTGKEKIAHSVHQLSARKNSKIVVVNCAALPHSLIESELFGHEKGSFTGANTQRIGKFEQANGGTVFLDEIGELPLDSQVKLLRVLQEKEIERLGGNKTIKVDVRIVAATNRSLEKEVAEGRFRLDLYYRLNVFPIELPSLRDRKEDIELLSNYFLKKYAGASKKNIISISDEALKQLQQYDWPGNIRELEHLIERTVLLTKTSGITQFELPKTTEKPPSEDGNSELKSLEEIERDHILKALQSSNGKVSGVGGAAEVLKIQAQTLYSKMKKLGIDKGYK, from the coding sequence ATGAAAGAAAAAATTTTAATTGTAGAAGATGAATTTATTGTTGCTAACGATTTGAAAATCATGCTTAAAAAAGCAGGGTTTCAAGTCACAGGTATTGCATCTTCTGTCGTACAGGCTAGAAAATCGATCAAAGATAAGAAACCAGACTGGGTTCTTCTGGATATTATGTTAAAGGGTGATCTCACAGGAATCGATCTCGCGTGGGAACTGCGGGAAATAAATATCCCTTTTCTTTATATTTCTGCCAACACCAATCAAACCACGCTGGAAGCGGTTAAAGAAACCCAACCGTACGGATTTATGGTCAAACCATTTCGTGAACGTGATTTGATGGTGATGTTGGATATTGCCAGATACCGTTTTGATATCGAAAAAGATGTTGAAAATCCGGAGAATGAAAATTACCAGCCTATTGAGGGTATAGTCGGTAACAGCCAGCTGCTTCAGGATGTAGTAGAGAAAGTAAAAATAGTTGCACCTGCAGATACATCTGTTCTAATCGTTGGAGAAAGTGGAACAGGTAAGGAAAAAATTGCCCATTCTGTACATCAGCTTTCAGCAAGAAAAAACAGCAAAATTGTGGTAGTAAACTGCGCTGCTTTACCACATTCTTTAATAGAATCTGAACTATTCGGTCATGAAAAAGGAAGTTTTACCGGAGCCAATACACAGAGGATTGGAAAATTTGAACAGGCAAATGGTGGAACTGTATTCCTGGATGAAATTGGTGAATTGCCGTTGGATTCACAGGTTAAATTATTAAGAGTTCTTCAGGAAAAGGAAATAGAAAGATTAGGAGGAAATAAAACGATCAAAGTCGATGTCAGAATCGTAGCTGCTACCAACCGTTCGTTGGAAAAAGAAGTCGCAGAAGGAAGATTCAGATTAGATTTATATTACAGATTAAATGTTTTTCCGATTGAATTACCTTCTTTAAGAGATAGAAAAGAAGACATAGAACTGCTCTCGAATTATTTTCTAAAAAAGTATGCCGGTGCCTCAAAAAAAAATATCATTTCAATTAGTGATGAAGCTTTAAAACAGCTTCAGCAATATGACTGGCCGGGAAATATTCGTGAATTAGAGCACTTGATAGAAAGAACCGTACTTTTAACAAAAACATCAGGAATCACTCAGTTTGAACTCCCGAAAACTACTGAGAAACCGCCATCAGAAGATGGCAACAGCGAACTAAAATCATTGGAAGAAATAGAAAGAGACCACATTTTGAAAGCGCTCCAAAGTTCTAACGGCAAAGTTTCCGGTGTGGGTGGCGCTGCAGAAGTACTGAAGATTCAGGCGCAGACGCTTTATTCCAAAATGAAAAAACTCGGAATAGATAAAGGCTACAAATAA
- a CDS encoding winged helix-turn-helix transcriptional regulator, with product MARVTDGTEQKTCLEIMLPIQDALEILKGKWKLPIIVSLSFGSKRFRELAREIPKITDRVLSKELKELETNHLITRTVHDTFPPTVEYEITEHGLSLEKVIMSLKDWGLEHRKKVTEK from the coding sequence ATGGCAAGAGTGACTGACGGTACAGAACAAAAAACATGTTTGGAAATCATGCTTCCGATACAGGACGCATTAGAAATTCTGAAAGGAAAATGGAAACTGCCAATCATTGTTTCTTTGTCTTTCGGGAGTAAAAGATTCAGAGAGCTTGCAAGAGAAATCCCCAAAATAACGGATAGGGTTTTATCAAAAGAATTAAAGGAACTGGAGACTAATCATTTAATCACCAGAACCGTTCACGATACTTTTCCCCCCACTGTAGAATATGAGATTACAGAACACGGGCTTTCTTTGGAAAAAGTAATAATGTCTCTGAAAGACTGGGGACTGGAGCATCGAAAAAAAGTCACAGAAAAGTAA
- a CDS encoding SDR family NAD(P)-dependent oxidoreductase translates to MSKIVFITGASKGFGKLWAEALLKRGDKVAATARNITALQDLKDRYGDRILPLKLDVNNRTEVFEVTKQVEQHFGRIDVLINNAGFGVFGTTEETTEQQAREQMETNFFGSLWVAQAVLPIMRKQKNGHIIQISSFLGLTTLPLLGLYNASKFAVEGLIETIGSETAHLGIKTTLIEPNGFATDWSGASAVQTSSDIEEYNPVREAFAETGDNPDTWGNPEATVEPVLNLIDNQNPPQRLLFGKIAYHVMNEVYTKRLNDIQNWKEVSIAAHGH, encoded by the coding sequence ATGAGTAAAATAGTTTTTATCACAGGAGCATCAAAAGGATTCGGGAAATTATGGGCTGAAGCACTTCTGAAAAGAGGAGACAAAGTTGCGGCAACCGCAAGAAATATTACAGCACTGCAGGATTTGAAAGACAGATACGGAGATCGTATCCTTCCTTTGAAATTGGATGTCAACAACCGTACAGAAGTTTTCGAAGTAACGAAACAGGTAGAACAACATTTCGGAAGAATTGATGTTTTGATTAATAATGCAGGGTTTGGTGTATTCGGAACGACGGAAGAAACAACAGAACAGCAGGCAAGAGAACAGATGGAAACCAACTTTTTCGGTTCACTTTGGGTAGCACAGGCGGTTTTACCCATAATGAGAAAACAAAAGAACGGACATATTATTCAAATTTCCAGCTTTTTAGGATTAACGACTTTGCCGCTCTTAGGATTGTATAACGCTTCAAAATTTGCTGTAGAAGGTTTAATTGAAACTATCGGTTCGGAAACGGCACATTTGGGAATCAAAACGACGTTAATTGAACCTAACGGATTTGCAACGGATTGGTCGGGAGCTTCTGCGGTTCAGACTTCTTCGGATATTGAAGAGTATAATCCGGTGCGTGAAGCATTTGCAGAAACTGGTGACAATCCTGATACCTGGGGAAACCCGGAAGCAACAGTAGAGCCTGTTTTGAATCTTATCGATAATCAAAATCCACCACAAAGATTATTATTCGGCAAAATTGCTTATCACGTAATGAACGAAGTTTATACAAAAAGATTAAATGATATCCAGAACTGGAAAGAGGTCAGTATTGCCGCGCACGGTCATTAA
- a CDS encoding carboxymuconolactone decarboxylase family protein, with protein sequence MKTITVPEKEQLSFGAQSILGSIEKKMGKIPNLYATIGYSSSALKSLLETEASLAHDSSFTAKEREAINLVVSQVNECEYCLAAHTTLAKMRGFTEEDTLEVRKGSFSDSKLDAIIKLAQSIANNKGNAGNGDLENFFNAGYDEKAFIELTALVALRSFTNYVFANTQIPIDFPLAQAV encoded by the coding sequence ATGAAAACAATCACAGTACCAGAAAAAGAACAGTTGAGCTTTGGTGCACAGAGCATTTTAGGATCTATAGAGAAAAAAATGGGTAAAATTCCCAATTTATATGCAACGATCGGTTATTCTTCATCAGCATTAAAATCGCTGTTGGAAACCGAAGCGTCTCTGGCTCACGATTCCTCCTTTACCGCAAAAGAAAGAGAAGCCATTAATCTTGTCGTTTCACAAGTCAACGAATGTGAATACTGTTTGGCCGCACATACGACATTAGCGAAGATGAGAGGTTTTACGGAAGAAGATACATTGGAAGTTAGAAAAGGAAGCTTTTCAGATTCAAAATTAGACGCTATAATTAAATTAGCACAGTCTATCGCAAACAATAAAGGCAATGCAGGAAACGGAGATTTAGAAAATTTCTTCAACGCCGGATATGACGAAAAAGCTTTTATTGAATTGACAGCTTTGGTCGCACTAAGGAGCTTTACCAACTATGTTTTTGCCAACACTCAGATTCCTATCGATTTTCCTTTGGCACAGGCTGTTTAA
- a CDS encoding helix-turn-helix domain-containing protein → MSEAFISIKSVADLHRFYNYGSPKHPLITVIDLKNVSRSDENFADYLYSLDLYTIVYKKFKGILKYGRSNYDFQEGTLMFTAPNQVMSPSADTEIEEGWFLAFHPDFIYGSDLGKKIQKYSFFHYESNEALHISEDEKALLDEVIVRVKKEYSQNIDRHTHGLILNQIEMLLNYSDRFYDRQFFTRNKTGNDITQRFESLLNDYFNEDHLTEKRIPEVKYFAEKLNLSSNYLSDVLSKFTGKTTIEHVHLKLVDKAKNILLGSTKSVSEIAYELGFEHPSHFTKIFKTKAGISPLHFRKQFPEQN, encoded by the coding sequence ATGTCAGAAGCTTTTATTTCTATAAAATCTGTTGCAGACCTTCATCGTTTTTATAATTACGGAAGTCCGAAACATCCTTTGATTACGGTGATTGATCTGAAAAACGTAAGCCGTTCCGACGAAAATTTCGCAGACTATCTCTACAGCCTTGATTTGTACACAATTGTTTACAAAAAATTTAAAGGAATTTTAAAATACGGACGCTCAAATTATGATTTTCAGGAAGGAACTTTAATGTTTACCGCTCCGAATCAGGTGATGAGTCCGAGTGCAGATACAGAGATTGAAGAAGGGTGGTTTCTGGCATTTCATCCTGATTTTATTTATGGTTCAGATTTAGGTAAAAAAATTCAGAAATATAGTTTTTTTCACTACGAAAGTAATGAGGCGCTTCACATTTCGGAAGATGAAAAAGCTTTGCTTGATGAAGTGATTGTAAGAGTCAAAAAAGAATATTCCCAGAATATCGACCGCCATACGCATGGTTTAATTTTAAATCAGATTGAAATGCTTTTGAACTACTCCGACCGATTTTACGACCGGCAGTTTTTCACCCGCAACAAAACAGGAAATGATATAACACAACGTTTTGAAAGTCTTCTTAATGATTATTTTAATGAAGACCATTTAACTGAAAAAAGAATTCCCGAAGTAAAATATTTTGCCGAAAAACTGAATCTTTCTTCCAACTACTTATCTGATGTACTCAGTAAATTCACCGGCAAAACGACAATAGAACACGTTCATTTGAAATTAGTAGACAAAGCAAAAAATATTCTTTTGGGAAGTACGAAATCGGTAAGCGAAATTGCTTATGAACTTGGTTTTGAACATCCTTCTCATTTTACTAAAATTTTCAAAACCAAAGCCGGAATTTCTCCACTACATTTCAGAAAACAGTTTCCTGAACAAAATTGA
- a CDS encoding helix-turn-helix domain-containing protein gives MQHYKTLTELHLGNHWDAPEHPLFSMIGCQSECKLGNREFTTDCYVIAFKKIKSGIFMYGRTPYDHDNGCLFFAKPRQIIEMKNLEFEEKGYMLMIHEDYLNGHELFKEIEKYSFFDYEVTEALHLSPKEEQIIIELYSKIQSEYFNNPDEYSRDIILSHISSILKYAQRYYKRQFIDRVQLTGKTASKFNDALRKYISEGLLEKNGLPNVAFLADQLFVSPRYLSDLLKQETGKTAMELIHIFMISEAKNLLRLGEKGVAEIAYELGFENASYFTRLFKKQTGMKPLEFRKSQMN, from the coding sequence ATGCAACATTACAAAACCCTTACCGAATTACATTTGGGTAATCATTGGGATGCTCCGGAACATCCGCTTTTCAGTATGATTGGCTGTCAGTCGGAGTGTAAATTGGGGAACAGAGAGTTTACCACAGATTGTTATGTGATCGCTTTCAAAAAAATAAAATCAGGGATTTTTATGTATGGCCGCACACCGTATGACCACGATAACGGGTGCCTTTTCTTTGCGAAGCCAAGACAGATTATCGAAATGAAAAACCTTGAGTTTGAAGAAAAAGGCTATATGCTTATGATTCATGAAGATTACCTGAATGGTCACGAACTGTTCAAAGAAATTGAGAAATACAGCTTTTTCGATTACGAAGTAACAGAAGCGTTGCATCTTTCGCCGAAAGAAGAGCAGATAATTATAGAGCTTTATTCAAAAATTCAGAGCGAATATTTTAATAATCCTGATGAATACAGTCGTGATATTATTTTAAGTCATATCTCTTCCATTTTAAAGTATGCACAGCGATATTACAAACGACAGTTTATTGACCGAGTACAGCTGACCGGAAAGACCGCTTCAAAATTCAATGATGCGTTGAGAAAATACATCAGCGAAGGTTTGCTGGAAAAAAACGGACTTCCGAATGTGGCCTTTTTAGCTGACCAGCTTTTTGTTTCGCCCAGATATTTAAGTGATTTGTTAAAGCAGGAAACAGGAAAAACCGCAATGGAACTTATTCATATTTTTATGATTTCCGAAGCGAAAAATCTATTAAGACTAGGAGAAAAAGGTGTCGCTGAAATCGCATACGAATTAGGCTTTGAAAATGCGTCCTATTTCACAAGATTGTTCAAAAAACAAACGGGAATGAAACCTCTGGAGTTCAGGAAATCACAGATGAATTGA